A stretch of Nonomuraea africana DNA encodes these proteins:
- a CDS encoding 4Fe-4S binding protein: MLCARECPDWCIYIDSHKETLPAPEGGRARQRNVLDRFAIDFALCMYCGICIEVCPFDALFWSPEFEYAEGDIRNLLHEKDKLATWVETVPPPPAHEAGAEPPKELAAGARPPRTAGRTARGETGAGEGGRPGAGAERRARTEATGEPTSPSSEGEAAGAPGTAGPSGTAGAPGQAGVPGTAGPTGTTVSPGRTGASGSAGPSGTAGEAGRAGAPRVEGAPGQAGARGAEGASGTAGRPAGQGSTGESTDKTSPNRPSVGTPEAQGQARPQRRTRMGDVRGIRPPGALPPEPQRPAPDASSTGRPSEEELSTGSGASSPQPPPEGQTSATEPRRRRMADPRTIRPPGGLKRDNAAEPEED; this comes from the coding sequence ATGCTGTGCGCCCGTGAATGTCCCGACTGGTGCATCTACATCGACTCGCACAAGGAGACCCTGCCCGCGCCCGAAGGCGGAAGGGCGAGGCAGCGCAACGTTCTCGACAGGTTCGCGATCGATTTCGCCCTGTGCATGTACTGCGGCATCTGCATCGAGGTGTGCCCGTTCGACGCGTTGTTCTGGTCGCCGGAGTTCGAGTACGCGGAGGGGGACATCCGTAACCTTCTGCACGAGAAGGACAAGCTCGCGACCTGGGTGGAGACGGTTCCCCCACCTCCCGCGCACGAGGCGGGGGCCGAGCCGCCGAAGGAACTCGCCGCCGGCGCCCGCCCTCCGCGTACGGCGGGCCGTACCGCGCGGGGCGAGACCGGAGCCGGTGAGGGTGGCCGGCCTGGTGCGGGCGCGGAGCGCCGCGCCCGCACCGAGGCGACGGGTGAACCGACCTCGCCCTCCTCGGAAGGCGAAGCGGCCGGCGCACCCGGAACCGCGGGCCCCTCCGGGACGGCAGGGGCGCCAGGTCAGGCCGGCGTCCCTGGAACGGCGGGTCCTACGGGGACGACAGTCTCGCCAGGCCGGACGGGCGCGTCTGGGTCGGCAGGTCCCTCTGGGACGGCGGGCGAGGCAGGACGGGCGGGCGCCCCTCGGGTGGAAGGCGCTCCTGGGCAGGCTGGCGCCCGCGGGGCCGAAGGTGCCTCCGGGACGGCAGGCCGGCCCGCAGGTCAGGGCTCGACGGGTGAGTCCACCGACAAAACCAGCCCAAACCGCCCAAGCGTGGGCACCCCAGAAGCGCAGGGGCAGGCACGGCCCCAGCGGCGTACCCGCATGGGCGACGTGCGCGGCATCCGGCCACCGGGGGCCCTTCCCCCGGAGCCGCAGAGGCCGGCACCCGACGCTTCATCCACAGGCCGGCCTTCGGAAGAAGAGTTGTCCACAGGTTCGGGCGCGTCGTCGCCGCAGCCACCGCCGGAGGGGCAGACTTCTGCAACCGAGCCGCGCAGGCGACGGATGGCCGATCCACGTACCATCCGTCCGCCAGGCGGGCTGAAGCGCGACAATGCGGCGGAGCCCGAGGAGGACTAG
- a CDS encoding complex I subunit 4 family protein, with protein MTWLPVALLGVPLAGAALLLVPAAAGRLRLIGLLVSGLTLGLAALLAVFFEYGQAARIQFAVDWSWIPSLGLRFHLGVDGISLPLVVLTALLTFLCFVYLCWSPGHLPHRARALVFTLLVLEVGMLGTFLALDLLLFFVFFEVVLIPMYFVIAAWGGQGRRAAAIKFILYTLLGSVVLLLGLLLIWAQTGTLDIVALTRAHGSGLSRSVQIVAFVAVGLGLAVKTPMWPLHTWLPDAHTEAPTVGSVLLAGVLLKMGTYGFARIAIPVLPEGAVAVAPWLGAFAVVGIVYGSLACLAQTDLKRMIAYSSIGHMGFVLLGFATLTPVGVNGALFANVAHGLITGLLFFLAGAVMERYGTADMPTIGGGMLARFPHLGSLLTFACIASLGLPGLAGFWGEMLALFGAFQPAPGLSRPLFLTFMVIGGLGAVLTAAYFLTMLSRVTHGRRAAPRRPVTRGTVLDEGEQVTPPGASMGEGEQAVPAAAGAVPGEGERAVPAAAGVVRGGGEHAALEGGGVAVLGEGEQVVPTGADVRRYELVAWVPLVVLTLVFGLWPKALLSLTTPAVQILLGGVS; from the coding sequence ATGACCTGGTTGCCTGTCGCGCTGCTCGGGGTGCCGCTGGCCGGCGCCGCCCTGCTCCTCGTGCCCGCCGCCGCGGGCCGCCTCAGGCTCATCGGCCTGCTGGTGTCGGGGCTCACGCTCGGGTTGGCGGCGCTGCTCGCGGTGTTCTTCGAGTACGGCCAGGCCGCGCGGATCCAGTTCGCCGTCGACTGGTCGTGGATCCCCTCACTCGGCCTGCGCTTCCACCTCGGAGTCGACGGCATCTCCCTGCCGCTGGTCGTGCTGACCGCGCTGCTGACGTTCCTCTGCTTCGTCTACCTCTGCTGGAGCCCCGGCCACCTGCCGCACCGGGCGCGGGCTCTGGTGTTCACGCTGCTCGTCCTCGAAGTCGGCATGCTCGGCACCTTCCTCGCGCTCGACCTGCTGCTGTTCTTCGTGTTCTTCGAGGTCGTGCTCATCCCCATGTACTTCGTGATCGCTGCCTGGGGCGGGCAGGGACGCCGTGCCGCCGCGATCAAGTTCATCCTCTACACGCTGCTCGGCTCGGTCGTGTTGCTGCTCGGCCTGCTCCTCATCTGGGCCCAGACCGGCACGCTCGACATCGTCGCCCTGACGCGGGCGCACGGGTCCGGGCTCTCCCGCTCGGTGCAGATCGTCGCCTTCGTCGCGGTCGGCCTCGGACTGGCGGTCAAGACGCCGATGTGGCCGCTGCACACCTGGCTCCCCGACGCGCACACCGAGGCGCCCACGGTGGGCTCGGTGCTGCTCGCGGGCGTCCTGCTCAAGATGGGCACGTACGGCTTCGCCAGGATCGCCATCCCCGTCCTGCCCGAGGGCGCCGTGGCCGTGGCTCCGTGGCTGGGCGCGTTCGCCGTGGTGGGCATCGTGTACGGATCGCTGGCCTGTCTCGCGCAGACCGACCTCAAACGGATGATCGCCTACTCGTCGATCGGGCACATGGGGTTCGTCCTGCTCGGCTTCGCCACCCTGACCCCGGTGGGGGTCAACGGCGCCCTGTTCGCCAACGTCGCCCACGGCCTCATCACCGGCCTGCTGTTCTTCCTGGCGGGCGCCGTCATGGAGCGGTACGGCACGGCCGACATGCCGACGATCGGGGGCGGCATGCTGGCCCGCTTCCCGCATCTGGGCTCGCTTCTCACCTTCGCCTGCATCGCCTCGCTCGGGCTGCCGGGGCTGGCGGGGTTCTGGGGCGAGATGCTGGCCCTGTTCGGCGCCTTCCAACCGGCTCCCGGACTGTCCCGCCCGCTGTTCCTGACCTTCATGGTGATCGGTGGGCTGGGGGCGGTGCTGACCGCGGCGTACTTCCTCACGATGCTCTCCCGAGTCACACATGGCCGCCGAGCGGCGCCGCGCCGCCCTGTCACCAGGGGCACCGTCCTCGACGAGGGCGAACAGGTGACACCCCCGGGGGCTTCCATGGGCGAGGGCGAACAGGCGGTGCCCGCGGCCGCCGGTGCCGTTCCGGGGGAGGGTGAACGGGCGGTGCCTGCTGCCGCCGGTGTCGTCCGCGGCGGGGGCGAACACGCGGCGCTCGAGGGTGGTGGTGTCGCCGTTCTCGGGGAGGGCGAGCAGGTGGTGCCGACGGGGGCCGATGTTCGCCGGTACGAGCTGGTGGCCTGGGTGCCGCTGGTCGTGCTGACGCTGGTGTTCGGGCTGTGGCCCAAGGCGCTGCTCTCGCTCACCACGCCTGCCGTACAGATCCTGCTGGGAGGCGTGTCGTGA
- a CDS encoding NADH-quinone oxidoreductase subunit L: MSRTFVDAFPLLVVLLPFLAAFAGLLLSRWPRHVGAFDPSGTAPPHGADTPSPQGADAPANRRAAWFAVLPTTVSAVLACWLAASQGFAFFQRFSPYSPEGPAASASAEAGATYGVIETGGVPISLTLQADELSSILGILVTVVALAVQIYSIGYLKDDPRYPSYSAFISLFTSAMLLVVYAGDLLVLYVGWEIMGLCSYLLIGHWWEDRANSRAAVKAFLVTRLGDVGFLFGIFVLGLSAGSFRVDDVIAKAPELPTGTLVAATMLLLAGVAGKSAQVPLHTWLPDAMAGPTPISALIHAATMVAAGIFLVARLFPVFLAAPPTLDVLAVLAALGMLGAALAALAQDDLKRVLAYSTVSQLAYMAAALAAGSDTAAIFHLLTHGAFKALLFLCAGAVIHHVGSNLMSQMGGLRRELPVTFVTMTIGFAALMGLPPASGFFSKDGVLLAVEHALGAARLTDAAALLLYACALATVAVTGAYATRAWLRTFFGDERVVALPEPEPGTAHVVDVREAPASMLGPVVLLAVPALGLGVLGLGHISWGTAAISVALALLGAGIVYAVWRGDPLADPARVLGPLRVPCERAFYVDTVYSALLVRPVLALAGAVVRTDDTVVDGAVRGSGRTAQGASGLLRLAQNGNVQLYVSGLLAGVLLIAVGAVVFG, from the coding sequence GTGAGCCGCACGTTCGTCGACGCCTTCCCCCTGCTCGTCGTCCTCCTCCCGTTTCTCGCCGCCTTCGCCGGTCTGCTGCTGTCCCGGTGGCCGCGACACGTCGGCGCGTTCGATCCATCCGGTACGGCCCCGCCGCACGGTGCCGACACGCCCTCGCCGCAGGGGGCCGACGCGCCGGCCAACCGCAGGGCCGCCTGGTTCGCGGTGCTCCCCACCACGGTCTCGGCCGTCCTGGCGTGCTGGCTGGCGGCGAGCCAGGGGTTCGCGTTCTTCCAGCGCTTCTCGCCCTACTCTCCTGAGGGCCCCGCCGCCTCGGCGAGCGCCGAGGCGGGAGCCACCTATGGCGTGATCGAGACGGGCGGGGTCCCGATCTCGCTCACCCTCCAGGCCGACGAGCTCTCCTCGATCCTGGGCATCCTGGTCACGGTCGTCGCGCTTGCCGTGCAGATCTACTCGATCGGCTATCTGAAGGACGACCCGCGCTACCCCTCCTACAGCGCCTTCATCAGCCTGTTCACCAGCGCCATGCTGCTCGTCGTCTACGCGGGAGACCTTCTGGTCCTCTACGTCGGCTGGGAGATCATGGGCCTGTGCTCCTACCTGCTGATCGGCCACTGGTGGGAGGACCGAGCCAACTCCAGGGCCGCGGTCAAGGCCTTCCTCGTCACGCGCCTGGGTGACGTCGGCTTCCTGTTCGGCATCTTCGTGCTCGGCCTGTCCGCAGGCAGCTTCCGCGTCGACGACGTGATCGCCAAAGCGCCCGAGCTTCCCACCGGCACCTTGGTCGCCGCGACGATGCTGCTGCTGGCAGGGGTCGCTGGCAAGAGCGCGCAGGTGCCGCTGCACACCTGGCTGCCCGACGCGATGGCGGGCCCGACGCCCATCAGCGCGCTGATCCACGCCGCCACGATGGTCGCGGCGGGCATCTTCCTCGTCGCCAGGCTCTTCCCCGTGTTCCTCGCCGCCCCGCCGACCCTCGACGTGCTGGCCGTGCTCGCCGCCCTGGGCATGCTGGGCGCCGCGCTGGCCGCGCTCGCCCAGGACGACCTGAAACGGGTGCTCGCCTACTCCACCGTCAGTCAGCTCGCCTACATGGCCGCCGCGCTGGCCGCGGGATCCGACACGGCCGCGATCTTCCACCTCCTCACGCACGGCGCGTTCAAGGCGCTGCTGTTCCTGTGCGCGGGCGCGGTCATCCACCACGTCGGCTCCAACCTCATGAGCCAGATGGGCGGGCTGCGGCGGGAACTGCCCGTCACGTTCGTGACGATGACCATCGGCTTCGCCGCACTCATGGGACTGCCACCGGCCAGCGGCTTCTTCAGCAAGGACGGCGTGCTGCTCGCCGTCGAGCACGCGCTGGGCGCGGCTCGCCTGACCGACGCCGCCGCCCTGCTGCTCTACGCCTGCGCGCTCGCGACGGTCGCGGTGACCGGCGCCTACGCCACGAGGGCCTGGTTGCGCACCTTCTTCGGTGACGAGCGGGTCGTGGCGCTTCCCGAACCCGAGCCGGGCACCGCCCACGTCGTCGACGTCCGCGAGGCGCCCGCCTCGATGCTCGGGCCCGTCGTGCTGCTCGCCGTACCGGCTCTCGGGCTCGGCGTCCTCGGCCTCGGACACATCAGCTGGGGCACCGCGGCGATCAGCGTGGCGCTCGCGCTGCTGGGCGCGGGCATCGTCTACGCGGTATGGCGCGGCGATCCGCTCGCCGATCCCGCCAGGGTGCTCGGCCCGCTCAGGGTTCCGTGCGAGCGGGCGTTCTATGTGGACACCGTCTACAGCGCCCTGCTCGTCCGCCCCGTCCTGGCACTGGCCGGGGCCGTGGTGCGCACGGACGACACGGTGGTCGACGGCGCGGTGCGCGGGTCTGGCCGTACCGCCCAGGGCGCCTCTGGACTGCTGCGCCTCGCGCAGAACGGCAACGTGCAGCTCTACGTCAGCGGCCTGCTGGCAGGCGTGCTGCTGATCGCGGTTGGGGCGGTGGTGTTCGGATGA
- a CDS encoding NADH-quinone oxidoreductase subunit J: MTAVPSYLSPTGQEIVFLLLGAVAVGSALLVVTTKQLVHAALWLVVSFGALAGCYVVLTAEFVAWVQVLIYVGAVVVLLLFGIMLTRAPIGRSADLDSGNRLVAAVVALATAGVLVAVVVDAFRTAYTPLEPGGGAAKELGASVFRTWVLPFEALSVLLLAALIGAIVLSRTDIKSGDEPPTAESRGE; this comes from the coding sequence GTGACCGCGGTGCCTTCCTACCTGTCCCCCACTGGGCAAGAGATCGTCTTCCTGCTCTTGGGCGCGGTGGCGGTCGGTTCGGCACTGCTCGTCGTGACCACCAAACAGCTCGTCCACGCCGCCCTCTGGCTCGTGGTCTCCTTCGGCGCGCTCGCCGGATGCTACGTCGTGCTGACCGCCGAGTTCGTGGCCTGGGTCCAGGTGCTCATCTATGTGGGCGCCGTCGTGGTGCTCCTGCTCTTCGGCATCATGCTCACCCGCGCGCCCATCGGCCGGTCGGCCGACCTCGACAGCGGCAACAGGCTCGTCGCCGCCGTGGTCGCGCTCGCGACGGCCGGCGTCCTGGTGGCGGTCGTCGTCGACGCCTTCCGCACCGCCTACACCCCGCTCGAACCCGGTGGCGGAGCGGCCAAGGAGCTGGGCGCGAGCGTCTTCCGCACCTGGGTGCTGCCCTTCGAGGCGCTTTCGGTCCTGCTGCTGGCCGCGTTGATCGGAGCCATCGTGCTGTCCCGCACCGACATCAAGTCAGGCGACGAACCCCCGACTGCTGAGAGCAGGGGGGAGTAG